Proteins co-encoded in one Acidimicrobiales bacterium genomic window:
- a CDS encoding S1C family serine protease, whose amino-acid sequence MLIGIGLLAFGMRDRVTPRRAAAPLDIAGLASGPLTSFDSSGLFSGPPLGNREARDVAPSVVRIEGAGTGSGVIVRSDGIVLTSAQLVGSLPDVNVTLDDGTSQTATIRGTDPVTGLAVVDLPGEGFTPADLVAPDGLAPGGTVLCAGVNDDGFTTAPGTLTKPLTHTTTPEGDPVDGVLQITPQTTTYPTMLGSAVVDGSGAMLALTTWTDSLSYYATPMKVAAKVADDLLATGSARHAWVGILGTDAPGGGVQLTEVDPDGPAAGSLQVADVITELDGRRIADMSTLVSRLQLKSPEDRVDVTYQRDGVTAETELVLSSLSPE is encoded by the coding sequence ATGCTGATCGGCATAGGGCTCCTCGCCTTCGGGATGCGCGACCGCGTGACACCGCGGCGCGCCGCGGCGCCACTCGACATCGCCGGGCTCGCCTCGGGGCCGCTCACGTCGTTCGACTCCTCCGGCCTCTTCAGCGGCCCGCCGCTGGGCAACCGCGAGGCCCGCGACGTGGCGCCCAGCGTCGTCCGCATCGAGGGCGCGGGCACCGGCTCGGGCGTGATCGTGCGGAGCGACGGCATCGTGCTCACCAGCGCTCAGCTGGTCGGCAGCCTCCCCGACGTCAACGTGACGCTCGACGACGGCACCTCCCAGACGGCCACCATCCGTGGCACCGACCCGGTCACCGGCCTCGCCGTCGTCGACCTGCCCGGCGAGGGGTTCACGCCGGCCGACCTCGTGGCCCCCGACGGCCTGGCCCCCGGCGGCACCGTGCTCTGCGCCGGCGTGAACGACGACGGCTTCACCACGGCGCCCGGCACCCTCACCAAGCCGCTGACCCACACCACCACGCCCGAGGGCGACCCGGTCGACGGCGTCCTCCAGATCACCCCGCAGACCACCACCTACCCCACCATGCTGGGCAGCGCGGTGGTCGACGGCAGCGGCGCGATGCTGGCGCTCACAACCTGGACCGACAGCCTCTCCTACTACGCCACCCCGATGAAGGTGGCCGCCAAGGTCGCCGACGACCTGCTGGCGACCGGCTCGGCCCGGCACGCCTGGGTGGGCATCCTCGGCACCGACGCCCCTGGTGGAGGTGTGCAGCTCACCGAGGTCGACCCCGACGGGCCCGCCGCCGGGAGCCTGCAGGTCGCCGACGTGATCACCGAGCTCGACGGCAGGCGGATCGCCGACATGTCGACGCTGGTGAGCCGCCTGCAGCTCAAGAGCCCCGAAGACCGGGTCGACGTGACCTACCAGCGCGACGGCGTCACCGCCGAGACCGAGCTGGTTCTGTCTTCGCTCAGCCCGGAATAG
- a CDS encoding rod shape-determining protein, translating to MARDLAIDLGTANTLVYERGKGIVLNEPTVIALNRRTHEVLAMGHDAWQMMGRTPSDIVAERPLRHGAITDFEVTQRMLRLLLSRVRHGRFGRPRVVLCVPTAITEVERRAVREAARRAGANETFLIEQPMAAAIGCGLPITEPTASLVVDVG from the coding sequence ATGGCCCGCGACCTGGCGATCGACCTCGGCACGGCCAACACGCTGGTCTACGAGCGGGGCAAGGGCATCGTCCTCAACGAGCCGACCGTCATCGCCCTCAACCGCCGCACCCACGAGGTGCTGGCGATGGGCCACGACGCCTGGCAGATGATGGGCCGCACCCCCAGCGACATCGTGGCCGAGCGCCCGCTGCGCCACGGGGCGATCACCGACTTCGAGGTGACCCAGCGCATGCTGCGGTTGCTGCTGTCGCGGGTGCGCCACGGGCGCTTCGGTCGTCCCCGGGTGGTGCTGTGCGTGCCCACCGCCATCACCGAGGTGGAGCGGCGGGCCGTGCGCGAGGCGGCCCGGCGGGCGGGCGCCAACGAGACGTTCCTGATCGAGCAGCCCATGGCGGCGGCGATCGGCTGCGGGCTGCCCATCACCGAGCCCACCGCCAGCCTGGTGGTCGACGTGGGCG
- a CDS encoding molybdenum cofactor biosynthesis protein MoaE has product MSEHPDSGDTWIGLLRSPLPVDEASAWVVRPDCGAVVTFSGTARDHSEGVEGVTRLDYEAYEEHVGSSLSSVAEEARAKWPVVRRIVLLHRVGEVPVGESSVVVAVSAPHRQEAFDAARFCIDTLKATAPIWKREVTA; this is encoded by the coding sequence ATGAGCGAGCACCCGGACTCTGGCGATACCTGGATCGGGTTGCTGCGGAGCCCGCTCCCGGTCGACGAGGCCAGCGCCTGGGTGGTGCGCCCCGACTGCGGTGCCGTGGTCACCTTCTCCGGCACGGCCCGTGACCACTCGGAGGGCGTCGAGGGGGTCACCCGGCTCGACTACGAGGCCTACGAGGAGCACGTGGGGTCGTCGCTGTCCTCGGTCGCCGAGGAGGCCCGGGCCAAGTGGCCGGTCGTGCGGCGCATCGTGCTGCTGCACCGGGTCGGCGAGGTGCCGGTGGGCGAGAGCTCGGTGGTGGTCGCGGTGTCCGCTCCGCACCGCCAGGAGGCGTTCGACGCGGCCCGCTTCTGCATCGACACGCTCAAGGCGACGGCGCCGATCTGGAAGCGGGAGGTGACCGCATGA